One window of Pyrus communis chromosome 12, drPyrComm1.1, whole genome shotgun sequence genomic DNA carries:
- the LOC137710778 gene encoding C2 and GRAM domain-containing protein At5g50170, producing MRLYVYVMEAQDLPVRESYVKLQVRRHKSKTRVLRSTTNPVWNEEFVFGVHDVNEELVVSVYHQDEEQSGLFYGGSELVGRVSIPVSSVAAESTCTLPPAWYALESPRTGKFISKDCGKILLTLSLHEKGHDASIDHVLSDHSNISLEEANEVDSPFMSTHGVFSSKSLCSKMPGGIPLLKAIVRRMDKLMHKNDEASKTDDSSELSTSVSDYEDCVEEHQSSCSFEESLEMMRSRGSEQKLPEKLLGGILIDQEYAVSRHDLNASLFTPNSQFWRDLAELQGTTDLQEGPWTWKSGEMPCLTRVVSYTRAASRLVKAVKATEEQTYITADGKEFAVLISVSTPDVPYGNSFKIQLLYKIMSGPELPSVEQSSRLVVSWDINFLQNTMMKGMIERGVRQGLEESFGQFSSLLARNFKMLDSTDLSDKDHILASMQAGQQSDLKLATEYFWNFTLFTTIFMVLYVLVHILLCEPSTPQGLEFIGLDLPDSFGELITCGILILQLERVYNMVLHFVQARLQKGSDNGVKAQGDGWVLTVALIEGNSLASLDSSGFSDPYVVFTCNGKTRASSVKLQTSDPQWNDILEFGAMEEPPSVLDVEVFDFDGPFDRATSLGHAEINFLKHSATELADLWVSLDGKLAQSSQSKLHVRIFLDNNKGAETIRDYMTKMEKEVGKKLNLRSPQRNSTFQKLFGLPPEEFLISDFTCSLRRKMPLQGRLFLSARIVGFYSNLFGHKTKFFFLWEDIEDIQVLPPSLSSVGSPLLAFVLKKDRGIDARHGAKCQDDEGRLKFNFQSFVSSNSASRTIMGLWRTRTLSAEQKTQIAEGHFDQKDIPIMLEDTESILNLEYEKMSKVYTAELPINTKSLMEIFEGGKLEHKIMGKSCCLNYVTAAWEPTKKPDVFERQLSYRFNRQVSIFGGEVTCRQEKSPLANGEGWIVDEVMALHGIPFEDHFRVQLRYRIEKSAMAHNACKCNVHVRVFWLKRTKFQDRVTRNIIGKFAHGFKEIFEFVEREILLAPGQDISL from the exons ATGAGGCTTTACGTCTACGTGATGGAAGCTCAGGACTTGCCCGTGAGGGAGTCGTACGTGAAGCTCCAGGTGCGGAGGCACAAGTCCAAGACCCGGGTTTTGAGAAGTACCACCAACCCGGTTTGGAATGAGGAGTTTGTTTTCGGGGTGCATGATGTGAAtgaggagcttgtggtgtctGTGTATCACCAGGATGAGGAGCAGTCTGGCTTGTTCTATGGCGGGTCTGAGTTGGTGGGTCGGGTTTCGATTCCGGTTTCGTCTGTTGCTGCTGAGAGTACTTGCACCTTGCCTCCGGCTTGGTATGCTCTTGAAAGTCCCAGGACTGGGAAGTTCATTAGCAAAGATTGTG GGAAAATTCTTCTCACCCTTTCTCTGCATGAAAAAGGCCATGATGCTTCCATTGATCACGTTCTTAGTGATCATTCAAATATAAGCCTTGAGGAAGCTAATGAGGTGGACAGTCCATTTATGTCAACTCACGGTGTCTTTTCTTCCAAATCTTTATGTTCCAAGATGCCAGGTGGTATACCGTTGTTGAAGGCTATTGTGAGACGTATGGACAAGCTTATGCATAAGAACGATGAAGCCTCAAAAACAGATGATTCTTCGGAGTTGTCTACTTCAGTATCTGATTATGAAGATTGTGTGGAGGAGCATCAAAGTAGTTGTAGCTTTGAAGAGTCTCTTGAGATGATGCGGTCAAGAGGAAGCGAACAAAAACTGCCGGAAAAACTGCTGGGAGGGATTCTTATTGATCAGGAATATGCTGTTTCACGGCATGATCTTAATGCATCTCTTTTTACCCCAAATTCACAGTTTTGGAGAGATCTTGCAGAACTTCAGGGGACAACAGATCTACAGGAGGGGCCTTGGACGTGGAAATCCGGAGAGATGCCATGTTTGACACGAGTTGTTTCCTACACAAGAGCTGCCTCAAGGTTAGTTAAGGCTGTTAAAGCCACAGAGGAGCAAACGTACATCACAGCAGATGGAAAGGAATTTGCTGTATTAATCAGTGTGAGTACACCTGATGTTCCATATGGAAATTCATTCAAGATTCAGTTGCTTTACAAGATAATGTCTGGACCAGAGCTACCTTCAGTGGAACAATCCTCCCGTCTGGTGGTATCCTGGGACATTAACTTTCTCCAGAACACAATGATGAAAGGCATGATTGAGCGAGGAGTTCGACAGGGACTTGAGGAGAGTTTTGGTCAGTTTTCCAGCTTGCTGGCTCGGAATTTCAAAATGCTGGATTCAACAGACTTGTCTGACAAGGATCATATCCTGGCAAGTATGCAGGCAGGGCAACAATCAGATTTGAAGTTGGCAACTGAATACTTCTGGAATTTCACTCTATTTACCACTATCTTTATGGTTCTGTATGTCCTGGTTCATATTCTACTTTGTGAGCCCAGTACACCCCAGGGCTTGGAATTTATCGGACTTGATTTGCCAGACAGTTTTGGAGAGCTCATCACATGTGGAATTCTCATCCTTCAGTTAGAGCGCGTTTATAACATGGTTTTACACTTTGTACAAGCTAGGTTGCAGAAAG GAAGTGATAATGGAGTCAAAGCACAAGGTGATGGATGGGTTCTTACTGTTGCTTTGATTGAAGGGAACAGCTTAGCATCCTTGGATTCATCAGGGTTCTCTGATCCCTATGTGGTTTTCACCTGCAATGGTAAAACAAGAGCAAGCTCTGTCAAGCTTCAAACAAGTGATCCTCAATGGAACG ATATACTTGAGTTTGGTGCTATGGAAGAACCGCCATCAGTTCTGGATGTTGAAGTTTTTGATTTTGATGGCCCATTTGACCGTGCTACATCACTTGGACATGCTGAGATCAATTTTCTTAAACACTCAGCTACCGAACTTGCAGATTTGTGGGTCTCCCTTGACGGAAAGCTTGCTCAGTCTTCTCAATCAAAGTTGCACGTCAGAATCTTTTTGGACAATAACAAGGGAGCTGAAACAATTAGGGATTATATGACCAAAATGGAAAAGGAAGTTGGAAAGAAG TTGAATCTGCGATCACCTCAGAGGAATTCAACATTTCAGAAATTGTTTGGGTTGCCACCAGAAGAATTTCTTATCAGTGATTTTACATGCTCCCTGAGGAGGAAAATGCCTTTACAG GGCCGACTCTTTCTATCTGCAAGGATAGTTGGGTTTTACTCGAACTTGTTtggacacaaaacaaaatttttctttctttgggaGGATATTGAAGATATCCAAGTTCTTCCCCCATCCTTGTCATCTGTGGGTAGCCCCTTGCTGGCCTTTGTTCTAAAAAAGGATCGAGGAATTGATGCAAGGCATGGTGCGAAGTGTCAAGACGATGAAGGCAGGCTGAAATTTAATTTCCaatcatttgtatcatctaaTTCAGCCAGCAG GACAATAATGGGCTTGTGGAGAACGAGAACACTTAGTGCTGAACAGAAAACACAAATTGCTGAAGGACATTTTGATCAGAAAGACATCCCCATAATGCTTGAAGACACTGAATCCATACTCAATCTTGAGTATGAAAAGATGTCCAAAGTTTATACTGCAGAACTACCTATTAAC ACAAAATCTCTGATGGAAATTTTCGAGGGAGGAAAGTTGGAGCATAAAATCATGGGGAAATCATGCTGTCTTAACTATGTAACTGCCGCTTGGGAACCTACAAAAAAGCCGGATGTCTTTGAACGACAACTATCTTACAGGTTCAACCGCCAGGTCTCGATCTTTGGAGGAGAGGTTACATGCAGACAAGAAAAGTCCCCCTTGGCAAACGGTGAAGGATGGATCGTGGATGAAGTTATGGCTCTGCACGGCATTCCATTTGAGGATCACTTTCGT GTTCAGCTCAGGTACCGCATCGAGAAATCTGCCATGGCTCATAATGCATGTAAATGCAATGTTCATGTCAGGGTCTTCTGGCTTAAAAGGACAAAGTTTCAGGACAGGGTCACACGCAACATCATAGGGAAATTCGCCCATGGATTCAAGGAAATATTCGAATTCGTCGAGCGGGAGATTCTCTTGGCACCGGGACAAGACATTTCCCTTTGA
- the LOC137711434 gene encoding uncharacterized protein, translated as MLQFPGFMKQYPWSTRTIPTSFLLPAQWPQPHSEELLLAMEESDFEEKCNEIRKSSSSMAVIGKTAVDNDKEDYDNDPDDDDVDNAEDSEGEEFEQETS; from the exons atGTTACAGTTCCCGGGGTTCATGAAACAGTACCCATGGTCAACAAGGACCATTCCGACGTCGTTTTTGCTTCCAGCCCAATGGCCCCAACCCCACAGCGAGGAGCTCCTCCTCGCCATGGAGGAGTCCGATTTCGAAGAGAAG TGCAACGAAATCAGAAAGAGTAGCAGCAGCATGGCTGTGATTGGGAAAACTGCTGTCGACAACGATAAAGAAGACTACGACAATGATCCCGACGATGACGACGTAGACAATGCAGAGGACTCCGAGGGGGAAGAGTTTGAGCAGGAAACCAGTTGA
- the LOC137711356 gene encoding protein PAL OF QUIRKY-like, whose product MGLNKAPEPLKLLCSYGGKILPRHSDGTLRYVGGHNRVLSVDSSITYTELMVKLAELCGYSVELRCPLPNGDLETLISVKSDEDLANIIEEYGRASSPPHSLKIRAILSPPKSLKQISPPMSTATSGGDSSPSKSLFSSADSPRVSPPQRFVSPQVSPPRRYVSPHVSPPKRYASPPARYPAGHQRGFGRVCYYPCHLQPQGQRSGPCDMSYVHHYQQYRHYHHHPRVPHCDMSYGRNFTQRT is encoded by the exons ATGGGCCTCAACAAAGCACCCGAACCATTAAAACTCCTCTGCAGCTATGGCGGTAAAATCCTCCCTCGCCACTCCGACGGCACGCTCCGGTACGTCGGCGGCCACAATCGCGTCCTCTCCGTCGATTCATCCATTACGTATACAG AGCTAATGGTGAAGCTTGCGGAGTTGTGTGGCTATTCCGTGGAATTGCGGTGTCCGTTGCCGAACGGAGACTTGGAGACCTTGATTTCCGTCAAGTCCGACGAGGATTTGGCGAATATCATAGAAGAGTACGGTCGAGCGTCTTCTCCCCCTCATTCTCTGAAGATCAGAGCCATTCTCTCGCCGCCGAAGTCCCTGAAGCAAATCTCGCCTCCGATGTCCACTGCGACGAGCGGCGGCGACTCGTCCCCTTCGAAATCGCTTTTCTCATCCGCTGATTCGCCTCGAGTTTCGCCCCCGCAACGGTTCGTTTCGCCTCAAGTTTCGCCACCGAGGCGGTACGTTTCGCCGCACGTATCGCCACCAAAACGGTATGCTTCGCCGCCGGCTAGATACCCCGCCGGTCATCAGCGAGGGTTCGGACGAGTCTGCTACTATCCTTGCCATCTCCAGCCTCAGGGTCAGAGGAGTGGCCCCTGCGACATGTCGTATGTTCATCATTATCAGCAGTATCGTCACTACCACCATCATCCTCGCGTTCCCCACTGCGACATGTCGTATGGAAGGAACTTCACACAGAGGACATAG